GGAACAACCCTAAACGAATTAGGCTTACCAATCCTGAACGATGCACAAATCGCACCTTATATTTCACTGTATTGGGGAGGATTAATGGTTGGTCGTTGGGTTGGAGCTATTACAGTTTTTAACCCAAGTAAAGGCTTAAAAAAATGGCTATTAATTATAGTGCCTTACGTTGCTTTTGGAGTCATATTATTGGTCAATTTTGGAAAATACTCGTCTAACCAAATCTTATTTTTCGCCATATGCGTTGCAGTACAAATTGGAGGTTTCTTTTATGCTAAAGACAATCCAGTTACAACATTAAAAACATTTAGTTTATTGGGTGTTTTAGCTATGGTAATCGGACTATTAACTTCTGGTAACGTCGCATTATTTGCTTTTTTATCTGGAGGATTGTTCTGCTCAATTATGTGGCCTTGTATATTTACTTTAAGTATTGCAGGTTTAGGCAAATACACGTCTCAAGGATCTGCATTTTTAATAATGATGATTTTAGGTGGAGCTATTATTCCGCCTTTACAAGGTAAATTAGCAGATGTTTTTGGTATACAAACGTCCTACATTATGGCTGTATTATGCTTTGGCTATTTATTATTTTATACTTTCAGGACTAAATCTATTTTGGACAAACAAGGTGTAACGTATTAATTTCATAATATGGATAGAAGAAAATTTTTAAAAAACGCATCATTAACCAGTATTGGTCTTGCAGCAGGAAGTTCTGCTCTTGCTTGCGCTAAAATTGATAAAAATTCATCTGATGTAACTCAACAAAAAGAAGACACTACTAGTATTATAGATAACACTAATTTTCCTGTATCCATTTGTACTTGGGGTTTTGTAGATGCCAATGCAAAAGCGGGTCAAACGTTGGAACAAGGTGTAAAAGCTTTAGATGCTGCAATTGCTGGTGTCGCTATCGAGGAAGAAAACCTTACCAATACAACCGTTGGTAATGGTGGTGCACCAGACAGAGATGGTCAAGTAACGCTAGACGCTTGCGTTATGGACAGTTCTGGAGATTGTGGTGCTGTTGTTTGTGTCCAAAACATTATTAATGTTGCGCTTCTTGCTAAAAAAGTAATGACAGAAACACCTCACGTTATCTTAGCTGCAAAAGGTGCCGAAGATTTTGCCTACACACAAGGCTTTAAAAAAGAAAACCTACTTACAGAAGCCTCAAAAAAAGCATGGGAAGACTGGAAAAAAACTTCAGAATACAAGCCTATTATTAACATAGAAAATCATGATACCATTGGTATGTTATGCTTGGATAAAGATGGTGACATTGCAGGAGCTTGTACAACCTCTGGATTATCTTATAAAATGAAAGGACGCGTTGGCGACTCGCCAATCATAGGCTCTGGATTATATGTTGACAATCAAGTTGGTGGTGCAGCTGCTACTGGTTTAGGTGAAGAAATTTTAAAAACCGTAGGAAGCTTTTTAATCGTAGAGCTGATGCGAAACGGAATGCATCCACAACAAGCTTGTGAAGAAGCCATAAACCGTATCGTCAATAAAAACAAAAACCACAAGGATTTTCAAGCAGCCTACATTGCGATTAACAAAGCAGGTCAAACGGGATCTTACTGCATTCATCCTGGATTTGCGTACATGAAATATCAGCATGGTAAAAACGAAAGAATCTTATCTAAAGCATTCTTAAAAGCTTAATCAATAATTTACTGTTTTAAGCACAGAAGTTGTCAAATTTTAAAGCAAACTTGCGTTAAGTTTTGTAGTTTTGGTATTCTATCAAAATTACTATTATGTCAGACAATAAACGCGTCTTTTTAGTCGATGCCTACGCTTTAATTTTTAGAGGTTACTATGCCTTTATAAAAAACCCAAGAATAAACTCTAAAGGTGAAGACACCTCTGCTATTATGGGTTTCATGAATTCGTTATTAGATGTTATAAAACGTGAGCGTCCTGATCATTTAGCAGTTTGTTTTGATAAAGGCGGAAGTGCTGACAGAGTTGAAATGTTTGAAGCCTATAAAGCCAATCGTGACGAAACGCCTGAGGGTATTAAAACTGCTGTACCTTATATCATGGAGATTTTAAAAGCCATGCATATTCCAATTATGGTTAAAGCTGGTTATGAAGCGGATGATGTTATTGGGACTTTAGCTAAACAAGCCGAAAAAGAAGGCTACCAAACCTTTATGGTAACACCTGATAAAGATTTTGCGCAATTAGTTAGCGAAAACATTTTTATGTACAGACCTGTGTTTGGTGGTGGCTATGAAACTTGGGGAATCCCAGAAGTACAGAAAAAATTTGAAGTAACAGACCCTTTACAAGTCATTGACTTTTTAGGAATGATGGGAGACGCTAGTGATAATATTCCTGGTTTACCTGGTGTTGGAGAAAAAACCGCTAAAAAGTTTTTAGCACAATATGGTAGCATGGAAAACCTTTTTGCTAACACACACGAGCTAAAAGGTAAAATGAAAGAGAAGATTGAGGCCAACCAAGAGTTAGGTTTACTTTCTAAAAAACTAGCAACCATTATGTTAGACGTTCCTGTGACGTTTAACGCTAAAGATTTTGAGTTAGACGCTCCAGATATTCCTAAAGTGACTGCCATTTTTCAGGAATTAGAATTTAGACGTCTTATAGATAATTTTACAAAAACCTTTACTTCTGGTGCAGAAGCCACATCGCTTGCTAACAACAACGCTTCGGAAAAAGCAACACCAAAAGTGACGCCTAAAGAGGCTGAAAGTGCTGGAGCTGGTCAATTTAATTTATTTGGAGGCGACCCAAATTCCGCAACAGCGACCTCTGACACAGATAGCTTAGCGCGAAAAACTGCCGAAACTACTGCTCATTTTTACCAAAGTGTAGCCTCAGGAATGGCAACTACATTATTTATTAAAAACTTAATGAATCAGACGTCTGTGTGTTTTGATACCGAAACCACAGGTTTAAATCCATTAACTGCAGAGTTGGTTGGAATTTCATTTTCATGGGAAATTGGTAAAGGCTTTTACCTACCCTTTCCGGAGGACAAAACCGAAGCACAAGCACTAATCGAAACGCTTAGACCATTTTTTGAAAGTGACACCATTCAGAAAATTGGACAAAATTTAAAATACGATATTAAGGTACTAGCCAAATACAATGTACAAGTCAAAGGTCCATTATTTGACACCATGTTAGCGCATTATTTAATTAATCCAGACATGCGTCACAATATGGATGTTTTGGCAGAAACGTACTTAAACTATACACCAATTGCTATCACAGAATTGATTGGTAAAAAAGGAAAAAATCAATTATCCATGCGTGATGTTCCGTTGGAAAAACAAACGGAATATGCGGTTGAGGATGCTGATATTACGCTTCAATTAAAAGAACATTTTGAAAAGGAATTAGGCGAAGCTAACACTCAAAAATTATTTGATGATATTGAGGTGCCTTTACTTCGTGTATTGGCTGCTATGGAATTGGAAGGTATTAATTTGGATGTTGACTTTTTAAATAGCCTATCAGACGATTTAAATAACGATATCAACACTTTAGAAAGCAAAATATATGAGGTTGCTGGAGAGGAGTTTAATATTGCCTCACCAAAACAATTAGGTATTATTTTGTTTGAAAAACTAAAATTGGTTGACAAACCTAAAAAGACAAAAACAGGTCAATATGCAACAGGAGAAGACATACTGTCTTACCTAGCTAAGGATCATGAAATTATTCGCAATATTTTAGATTATCGTGGTTTAGCAAAACTTAAAAGTACCTATGTGGATGCGTTACCACTTCAGGTAGAGCCTGCAACAAGTCGTGTACATACAGATTATATGCAAACCGTTGCTGCCACAGGACGTTTAAGTAGCAATAATCCAAACCTACAGAATATTCCGATACGTACAGAACGTGGACGTCAAGTCCGTAAAGCGTTTGTACCACGTAATGAAGATTACACACTTTTAGCTGCGGATTATAGCCAAATAGAGCTGCGCATTATTGCTGCGTTAAGCGAGGAAGAAACCATGATTGAAGCCTTTAAAAATGGAGAGGACATTCACGCTTCCACTGCATCAAAAGTCTTTAATGTACCTTTAAACGAAGTTACTCGCGAACAACGTAGTAATGCTAAAACCGTAAACTTTGGGATTATCTATGGTGTGTCAGCTTTTGGATTAAGTAACCAAACCGATTTATCGCGTGGTGAAGCCAAAGAACTTATTGATACCTACTACGAAACCTACCCTAAACTTAAAAAATACATGAGTGCACAAGTAGATTATGCACGTGATCATGGATATGTGAAAACTATTTTAGATCGTAGACGTTACTTAAAAGATATAAATAGTCGTAATGCTGTGGTACGTGGTGCAGCAGAGCGTAATGCTGTTAATGCACCAATCCAAGGTAGTGCTGCAGATATTATTAAAATTGCCATGATTAACATTTACAACAAACTAGAGGTTGGTAATTATAAAACTAAAATGTTACTACAAGTGCATGACGAATTGGTTTTTGATGTCTACAAACCTGAACTTGAGAAAATGAAAACCTTAATTAAAACCGAAATGGAACAAGCCTTTAAAATGGAAGTACCTTTAGATGTTGAAGTGGATACTGGTTTGAATTGGTTGGAAGCGCATTAGAAATTTTATTAAATAAATATTAATTATTTCAAAAATGTCCGTAATTTTGTCCGTGTACGTAAAAACGTCCGTGAATAATTATGGCAACAATTAATTTTTATTTAGACAAACCTGACAAAAAAGGGTTTGCACCAATTCATCTTAGAATAAACTGCAACGGAAGTCAAGTTAAGGTTTCTACAGGTCAAAAAATAGAACCAAAAAACTTCAATAAATCCAAACAAAAAGCAATTGGATTAAGCGTTGAATCTCACGAAATCAATCATTATTTAGATTTTCTAAGAGAAAGAGCTGATGAACTTTTACATCATTCTAATAAAAAGACTTTTGTTCAAGACGAAGTAAAAAGTGTATTAAACGAACACATTGAAAATTACAAAGAAAACAGTAATGTAAACATTGTAAAAGAGCAAGTAGCTCTCTATGGAAAGCCTTTCACATTTGTTGATTTATTTGCAGGTGCTGGTGGTTTTAGTGAGGGTTTTCTACAAGCAGAACACAATAATAAATTTTTTGATTTTATTGTAGCTAACGATATAAATGAAAACTGTGAGTTAACACACGTTGTTAGATATAATCATCAATTAGGTTTAGACGCTGAATTTTTACAACAAGATATAACAGAACCAGATTTTCTAGATAATTTATTAGAAAAAATCAAAGGAAAAACAATTGATGTTGTTTGTGGTGGACCACCTTGCCAAAGTTTTAGTCTTGCTGGTAAACGTAAAAAATTTGATAAAAAAGACGACCTTTTTTCTCACTATTTAGAAGTAATCAAGGTATTACAACCTAAATACTTCGTAATGGAAAATGTGAAAGGAATTTTAACTAAAGAGGGTGGAAAAATAAAAGAACTAATTATCAAGGAAATTAATTCTATTGTTGACACAAAAGAAATTCCTTTACTGAATTCTTTTATCAAGAAAATACGAAAAGAATCAAATTCATTTCTCTTTGATAGTATTGTAAAAAGAGTTGAACTTGAAAAACTACTTGAAAAAGATAAAGAATCTGGAAAAGAAGATTTTATAAGGTTTGTAGAAAATAGATTTAAAAAAATAACACCAAAAATCGCTGATTACAAAACAAGTAAAACAGATGAAAATATAAACACGATTCGACACGGATTTAATCTTTTAGCACGTTCTAAAGAATGGGAAAAATTAAAACGTGATATTATTAAAGAAAAAGACTTTTGCAATATTGATAGTGATGATTTTACAAATTCGTTTACAGATTTCTTAACGGAAATAGGTTCTGAAAATGTTATTTCAAAAATTGAGAATTCTTTTAAATCCTTAAAAGTACCAACTGAGTATAAAAAAGATTGTGCCGACATTGTAACTGCGTTAAAAATTTACACAACATCTTTTGATGAATCAATCGAGATATTAAAATCTTATTGTAACACATCACAAAAAAAAGAGTTAAATACCATTCTTGAAAGTATTAGACTTTATAAAATAGAGCAACCTTTTGTTGCTAACGCATCAAATTATGGTGTTCCTCAAAATAGAGAAAGAGTACTTTTCATTGGTTGTAGAAAAGACCAAGAATATATTTCAGAGATTCCAGCAACAGTTTCCGAAGAAGATAAGGTTACAATTTTTGAAGCTTTATACGATTTAGATTTTATCGGTAATAACCAAGAAGCTCATCGTTACGAGCAAGTCGACATTTCGGCTCAATATAATGGAACTGCAAAAAAAATGGCTAAGCTTCTTAAGAAAAGGAGTATTGATGGCAAACCATTATCTAAAGGCGGAAAATCATTTGCAGAATGGTCTAAAAAAGGCAGATTGATTGAACGTATTAAACCTCAAACAAAACCTTTTTATGTAAAAAACACCCAAGGTCTTGAAGATGGAGAAAAGTATTTTGATTTACTCAATAATCATAAAACAAGTAACCAAAATGAAACAGTAATTCAAAGACTTGGTGTCATTTTAAAAAATGGTAATTACAAGGAAGCTCAACCAGAGCTCAAAAAGCTAGGACTTGCAACAAACAAACGCAACTACAACGTTTTAAAACCTGACGAACAAAGTTCTACGATAATGACTATTGCAGATGATTACATTCATTATAATTCGCCAAGGTCTTTAACAGTTAGAGAAATGGCACGCTTACAATCGTTTGACGATTCTTTTGTGTTTCAAGGAAAACGCTCAACAGGAGGAAATAATAGAAAAACAGAAGTTCCACAATATACTTTAGTTGGAAATGCTGTTCCACCATTATTAGCAAGAGCAGTTGCAAGTGAAATTTTAA
The genomic region above belongs to Olleya sp. Hel_I_94 and contains:
- a CDS encoding N(4)-(beta-N-acetylglucosaminyl)-L-asparaginase, with protein sequence MDRRKFLKNASLTSIGLAAGSSALACAKIDKNSSDVTQQKEDTTSIIDNTNFPVSICTWGFVDANAKAGQTLEQGVKALDAAIAGVAIEEENLTNTTVGNGGAPDRDGQVTLDACVMDSSGDCGAVVCVQNIINVALLAKKVMTETPHVILAAKGAEDFAYTQGFKKENLLTEASKKAWEDWKKTSEYKPIINIENHDTIGMLCLDKDGDIAGACTTSGLSYKMKGRVGDSPIIGSGLYVDNQVGGAAATGLGEEILKTVGSFLIVELMRNGMHPQQACEEAINRIVNKNKNHKDFQAAYIAINKAGQTGSYCIHPGFAYMKYQHGKNERILSKAFLKA
- the polA gene encoding DNA polymerase I, with amino-acid sequence MSDNKRVFLVDAYALIFRGYYAFIKNPRINSKGEDTSAIMGFMNSLLDVIKRERPDHLAVCFDKGGSADRVEMFEAYKANRDETPEGIKTAVPYIMEILKAMHIPIMVKAGYEADDVIGTLAKQAEKEGYQTFMVTPDKDFAQLVSENIFMYRPVFGGGYETWGIPEVQKKFEVTDPLQVIDFLGMMGDASDNIPGLPGVGEKTAKKFLAQYGSMENLFANTHELKGKMKEKIEANQELGLLSKKLATIMLDVPVTFNAKDFELDAPDIPKVTAIFQELEFRRLIDNFTKTFTSGAEATSLANNNASEKATPKVTPKEAESAGAGQFNLFGGDPNSATATSDTDSLARKTAETTAHFYQSVASGMATTLFIKNLMNQTSVCFDTETTGLNPLTAELVGISFSWEIGKGFYLPFPEDKTEAQALIETLRPFFESDTIQKIGQNLKYDIKVLAKYNVQVKGPLFDTMLAHYLINPDMRHNMDVLAETYLNYTPIAITELIGKKGKNQLSMRDVPLEKQTEYAVEDADITLQLKEHFEKELGEANTQKLFDDIEVPLLRVLAAMELEGINLDVDFLNSLSDDLNNDINTLESKIYEVAGEEFNIASPKQLGIILFEKLKLVDKPKKTKTGQYATGEDILSYLAKDHEIIRNILDYRGLAKLKSTYVDALPLQVEPATSRVHTDYMQTVAATGRLSSNNPNLQNIPIRTERGRQVRKAFVPRNEDYTLLAADYSQIELRIIAALSEEETMIEAFKNGEDIHASTASKVFNVPLNEVTREQRSNAKTVNFGIIYGVSAFGLSNQTDLSRGEAKELIDTYYETYPKLKKYMSAQVDYARDHGYVKTILDRRRYLKDINSRNAVVRGAAERNAVNAPIQGSAADIIKIAMINIYNKLEVGNYKTKMLLQVHDELVFDVYKPELEKMKTLIKTEMEQAFKMEVPLDVEVDTGLNWLEAH
- a CDS encoding DNA cytosine methyltransferase — encoded protein: MATINFYLDKPDKKGFAPIHLRINCNGSQVKVSTGQKIEPKNFNKSKQKAIGLSVESHEINHYLDFLRERADELLHHSNKKTFVQDEVKSVLNEHIENYKENSNVNIVKEQVALYGKPFTFVDLFAGAGGFSEGFLQAEHNNKFFDFIVANDINENCELTHVVRYNHQLGLDAEFLQQDITEPDFLDNLLEKIKGKTIDVVCGGPPCQSFSLAGKRKKFDKKDDLFSHYLEVIKVLQPKYFVMENVKGILTKEGGKIKELIIKEINSIVDTKEIPLLNSFIKKIRKESNSFLFDSIVKRVELEKLLEKDKESGKEDFIRFVENRFKKITPKIADYKTSKTDENINTIRHGFNLLARSKEWEKLKRDIIKEKDFCNIDSDDFTNSFTDFLTEIGSENVISKIENSFKSLKVPTEYKKDCADIVTALKIYTTSFDESIEILKSYCNTSQKKELNTILESIRLYKIEQPFVANASNYGVPQNRERVLFIGCRKDQEYISEIPATVSEEDKVTIFEALYDLDFIGNNQEAHRYEQVDISAQYNGTAKKMAKLLKKRSIDGKPLSKGGKSFAEWSKKGRLIERIKPQTKPFYVKNTQGLEDGEKYFDLLNNHKTSNQNETVIQRLGVILKNGNYKEAQPELKKLGLATNKRNYNVLKPDEQSSTIMTIADDYIHYNSPRSLTVREMARLQSFDDSFVFQGKRSTGGNNRKTEVPQYTLVGNAVPPLLARAVASEILKHIK